A segment of the Spirochaetota bacterium genome:
CCGGTCCCGTCCCAGTTCTCGTGGTGGGTGAGCGCGACCGTGGAGGCGACCTCGTCGAATACCGACTGCTTGTCCGTGAAGAGCCTCGCGCCCAGGAAGGTGTGGCTCTTCATTATTTCATATTCGTCGTCGGTGAAACGGGCCGGCTTTTTTAGAATAAGGTCCGATATCGCCACCTTGCCCACGTCGTGCAGCATGGCGGCCATGCGCAGCACGTCGCGGTTCTTTTCAATCTCGGTTTGCGAGGTTCCCCGCCGCTGCGCCCATGACTCGTATAGCTCTACGGCGTACGACGCTACCCGGTTTACATGGGCGCCGGTCTCCTTGGGATCGCGCAATTCCGCCATGCTTATCATGCGCAGGAGCAGGGCCCTGGTCATCTGCGCCCGCTGGAGTATCATGCTCGCCATCCCCGCGAAATGAAGCACGAAGGGTTCGTCGTTCCAGTCGAACGAAACGACGTTCCCGAAATCGTCCCTGGCATTGATAACCTGTAAAACGCCCACCACGTCGTTCGTGTTTGTTTTCAAGGGAACCGTGAGCATCGACGTGGTCTTGTACTTGGCCAGGGTATCGTATTTCGAATCGAAGTGATAGGGGGCGTCCGCGGGGATTGCGTAGACGTCGGGGATGTTGAGTATCTCCCCGGTGGACGCCACGTAACCCGAAATGGATTTGGGGCTTATTTTCACCCTGAAGGTGGAGAAGATGATCTTCTGTCCGGGGGGCAACTGGGCCTGGAGGGTGTCATTCTGCACCTGGCTGAAAATAAGCTCGTCGCCGTCCCTGACGTAGATGGAGCCGGCGTCCGCGTTGACCACCATGCGCGATTCGCGCAGGATGCGTTCGAGCAAAATATCCAGGTCCTGGATATCGACCAACTCCGATCCCAACCGGATGATTTCCTGGAGTTTGTCGACCTCTGTCTTTTTCATTGGTGCCCCGAGACGAAAGCAATCACAACCCACTGGTATACAATATGATACTATGTTCCCGAAAAACACAAGTCCATCGGGAAATTATCGTACCAAATTCCGGCAATATTTAGCTGAATATTTTTCTCCGAATGCACGAAAATCTTAGTAGCAGTGCATCCGTCGAATGAGTATTATTATAAACAGATCGGAAAACCGGGCAAAACATGAAATATCTTCTCTGCTATTTTCAGCCGAAGGCCACCAGGATACTGGTGGAGAAAATCACGGATGCGGGCGACAAGGTCCTTGCGCTTTCGTCCAACCTCAATTTCGTGGGCAAGCAGGAAGTCGTCGCGCGCCCGGTGAGCGCCGAAAGCCTCGAAGAGGCGAAGGCTATGGTCGATCCGGGGATGATCCTGGTGAGCATCGAGCCCAACCCGGGTTACAAGCCCGCGGAGGGCATTTACTTCGACCAGTTCGAGACCTGCTACCGCGCCGCGGGATACGGGTTTGTGGTCCTGGACCCGGTTCAGCAGAAAATCAAGCTCCTGGAACCGATTCATTACGCGAAAAACAAGATTCACGCCTATTTCCTGGTCGTCCCCACAAAACAGAAATCAATTCCCGCGTACAGGGACATAGAAGAGCAGCTCTTGCAGAAAAAAATCGTCACCATGCTTCAAAAAGACCTCATCGAAGAGCAGTTGGCGGAGATAAACG
Coding sequences within it:
- a CDS encoding GAF domain-containing protein, which gives rise to MKKTEVDKLQEIIRLGSELVDIQDLDILLERILRESRMVVNADAGSIYVRDGDELIFSQVQNDTLQAQLPPGQKIIFSTFRVKISPKSISGYVASTGEILNIPDVYAIPADAPYHFDSKYDTLAKYKTTSMLTVPLKTNTNDVVGVLQVINARDDFGNVVSFDWNDEPFVLHFAGMASMILQRAQMTRALLLRMISMAELRDPKETGAHVNRVASYAVELYESWAQRRGTSQTEIEKNRDVLRMAAMLHDVGKVAISDLILKKPARFTDDEYEIMKSHTFLGARLFTDKQSVFDEVASTVALTHHENWDGTG